One Echeneis naucrates chromosome 16, fEcheNa1.1, whole genome shotgun sequence genomic window, ACAACAAGCTGACAGTCTGTTTCTTCGTCAGGAGGCGAAGTGCGTCTTCCAGCACGGTGCGACGGGTCCGCCTGCCTGTGATTGGTACCACTGTCTGTCTTTAGCTGAACACGGCCGACTGAGACATTTCAGGACTGTTGATCAGCTGGACGTGGTGGGATCAACCACCCCATCTGCAGGACATAtggggggggcgggggaggAGGTCTGGACCCATGATGGAGGTTCTGCCTACATCATGTATCTGTCAAGGACCTTCAGAACCAGGTCCAATAGCCCCTCAGGAGGGTTAATCCCTCCCACCACCTCTGCATGCACACTTGAATACTAACGTCCAAACGCTTTGCCCAGGAGCTGGACCGGACTCAAGGCGCTGCAGGACCTCTCCGGGACTGGAAACACGCTCAAACAGGGACCGGGCCGGGACGGATTCACATGGACGGAccgagagggaaggagggaaggaaacagGTAACAAGGTGCGTCTCACCGTGAACCGAACCCGGACCGAACTTTGCTTCTTTCAGCCCAAACCCGCTTCAAACCGGGTCAGATCCGGTCCGAAccggtcctggtccaggttttTGGGGGTAAATCCGGAACAGCGTTTCCTCACCTGACACAGAAATCAGCCTCCTCCTGTGTGGGCGTGGTCACCAGCCACGGCAGCAGCTCAACCCGGAAATGACGCCATCACGCCGCGCCGCTTAAGCAAACGAGTGACGTCAAAAGGCGGAACCTTAAAAGAACACTTCCTTGTTTCTGGAGGGAAAGTTTGTGAAGCTTCACAGGTGAGGTTCATCAGAAAaggtgaataaaaacaacaacaacaacaacaacaacagtaataataagAAATCACCCGTTGAAGACCCGCAAATGCTCTCCACCGTCCGGAACGACGACGTGACGCAGGTAAGACTCACCTGAGGTGGGTTGTTTTGGACCCCCCCGCGAAAAACTTAACTTTTAATCTTCAAACACCTGATCACTACAGACATGATGGACTTCTGTTTAATCCGGCCTGTCAGTATTTCATGAAAACAGACTTTTAATCTTAAATTGTCATTGAAAGCGACAGAGCTGTAAAAGTTTAAAACCTGAACGACTAAAAACAcctaaattatttttattatctgtGAAATAACTCATGCAAGACAGAGATGCAATTCTaaaactgcagattttattAAGGGAGACTGAAAGACTGCAGAGATcctaaaacatacaaacaaacttCATGATCTAAGTTAATGTGTTGGTTCTGCCTTGGTCTTACAATGATGTTTTATCAGGCACATGATGCaatgtttaatttcacaacATTAATTGGAAAATTAATACAAATCAtaatcaacattaaaaacaatgatgtTATATTTTAGCTCTGCAAATAAAAGTTTTAACCTTTGGTGTTTTAAGTGTGATTTGATGGTAATGCTGTTGTATTCATCActatgtgtttttctgcaccGAGTTGTTATCATTTTTCACTTAACCTTGATTAAACGAGACCTCAATCCCTGCTGATGTTTTAGTTCCGGACTAAGTCCAGACCAGGTCCTGTTGGAGGCCTCTTGTCTGATTCTGGTTCGGTCTCCTCTGCAGAAGGATGCGGACCGTGCAGTGGTTGTTGCGGTAACATCTCGTGCTGTGTTTGAATgtggagctgatgatgatgaggtgtACAAAGTTGGGAGGGCTTTCCCgctgctgcaggtcagagttcaaGAGTGACATCAGTTTAAAATCTTCAGATGCACCCGttgattttgtttctgtggaAAATTATTATTGGATCAGATGATTCATCGATTCCGAATGATTTAACAGCACAGTTGTTTTAATTACCAATTacactgcatttatttcattacaaGATGTTTTCGCTGAGCTGACGTCAAGCTGAGTCTTTTACCAAAGCATATATTTATCAATAAAGAGTTTTGAAAGATTTAGCAGGAGTTAGGACAAAAGTATGAAAGCTGGAAAATATCAGATTTGTTTTGATCTTCAGGCGCTGCGTCGGGTGAATGAGCGTCTGCTGGAGCAGGATTCTGCTGAGACGCTGCTGTTCGACGTCGTCCTCGTCACCactgacagacaacagcagcagcagcgctcCCGCATCATCAGCAGCACCAGACGTCATGGTAACGTCAACCATCAGCGTTAGAGCTCTTCATCTGCTCGGTCACAGCGCTCACATCCTGTCCCGGCCTGGCTGCCACTCTGTTGCAGGTCTTGAAGTTggcagattttgtttttccagcgAGGAGGATTTCATCGAGGGTTTGCTGAAAAACAGCGTGGGACTCTTCCTGACGACGGAGGGAGACGAGGCATCGCAGGCGTCACAGAAAGGttattttctgatattttattcCAGCTGATGAGAGATTTTACAGCCCATCACTGACCCTGATTTGGCCAAAGGTAACTAAAGCATCTTGTTTGGGTAAAAGGGAGGAAGTGGATGAGTCACAGAAAGAAATATGTTCTTTGTGTTAATAAAACCTAAAGTTACGTCAGTAAGCTCTAGTTTTCACAATAACATCAATATGTTTGACTTTTCTGAAATATAAAGCACTTAGAGCTGAAAtattataaatgtaataaatttacaaaatcttgttttttctgataTATTGTGACTTTGTCCTTAAAATATTACAGCTTGTTTTAATAGGATGTTGGTAATCGtggtccttgtcctggtccAGGTGTTGTCTCTGCGCTGTTAGAGCAGCAGACCACTTCCTGTTCGTCGGAGAAGCTCAGAGTCTTCTTCTGCGGAGACTCCGTCATTCAGCCTGAAACTGGCCCAACGCCGGCGAGCCGAGCAGCCGCTCAGGTGATCAACGCCACATCCTGCTGATCCGTCATCTTCACTCTTCCTTTGGCGGACATCatcattctctctcttcttctgcagaGTTTCTCGACCCAGGTCGGTGAGATGCGGCGGAAGTTCAGCATGACTGACAGTCCTCTCAGCGTTGTCATGGTAATGTCGCGTGGTGGCAGAGACAGCTGCTGCGCCGCACTTCATACTCTGCGGTTCCGTGGCGTCAGCGTGGACGAAGTGTACTGTCTGGCTGGGGCCCCTCGGGGCCCCATCCTGTCCGAGCTCAGACCTCATTTCTGGCTCAGTGATGGATTCAGCAGCCTGGAGGAGTGATGACATCATGACAGCATGAACTGTCACATGACCTCATGCAAGAACCATCAGCTTCCTGATGTTTGGATCTGATGGATGTTAAAGTGACAGTTGGAGTTATACATCAATGGGGTGTGTGAGATATTTATTGTcctgaggagcagcaggagtccGAGTTCATCAGCTGAGGGACGAGCTCAACCTATAATAATCTGTTAAACTGTACGTTCAGATCTTCAGCCCAACAAGGTCGCAGAGTGAATCAGAAAAAGCTGaacttcactttgatttagcaGGAAGCTGAAATGCTGGAAATAATCTTAATGGAGTTTAAGTTCAAACTGTTTTTGGAGAGTCTTTCAAAATCCATCCAATCCTTGAAACGTCCTCTCCGAGGATCCCTGCTGCCTCTTTAAGGAAAGCTCAGACCTGACGTACTGAAACATTGAAGAACGTCTAAAACTGCCTTAGATGCCAGTTGAACTCCTGAAAAAGCTTCTTCACCTCCGACATACCTCCATGTGAAACGACCTGAACTGTCCGTTTAGATCTGAACCGCAGTGTTTGAGGGTCCTCTCCGGTCCCGCTTGATCCAGTCTGAGCCCTCTGATCCCGGTTACTGTCAACATTTTACAGGCCAAAGAATTTCCaaatatgtgtaaataaaatatgaaagagaAAGTTTGAAATCCGGAGatggttatttgtttttgtagctgTAATGTGTGACCTTCACCAGCAGGTGGAAGGAGAGtttaagacagacagaaaaaggtCATTTAGCCGAATAGTTTGTCTGACGATGGGAGGTTTATTTAAGAGGAGTCCTCGAGAAAGTTCAGAAGCTGTTTGGGAAGTTCCAGGAGTCTGAATGTTGTCAGAGAAGGTCCAGTTGGTCCATGAGAGAGTTCTGGGGGTATCTGGGGAAGAGCCGGAGTCCTTCAGGTGTTTCTGTGGATGTTTAAGAAAATTCAACAGATATAtcaggaggggagggggatgTCTTCCCCTCCAGGGATCTTTGGGGATGTGACAGGACTTCCATGAATCCTTAAAGGGAGGTTTAATTCAGCTTATTCTGTCCTTGGCTTAGTTTTAAGGGTCCTGAAGAAGGTTCGGTGGATGAGCGAGTTCTATAGATTCACGGGGATCTTTAAAACATGTTCCAGGCTCTCGTTGAAGTCTCTGAGCTTCACAGGGGATTGTGTTTGTCCTTTAAGAGGTTACAGGTGAAGCTTTGCAGTATGAGTGGCCCCCACTTATCTGACGACGGTCCTTGAGGAGATCCTTCGAGACGCACAGCCGTCCTGGAGGAGGATCCAGGGTCTCTGGTGTACGCTCTTTCAGCTGAATTCATCTTTATTCTTCTTGGGTCTTGTATGTATTTCCTTTCTTTAATATCCTTGAGATGATTCGTTGAGGCGTCCCGATGAGGTCCTTAGAGCTCCTTCATATGATTCCAGGCTCCTTGTGAACGTGTTATAGATAATGAGACAGAGCGCAGGCTCAGAGTCCTGCATGTTAATGTGATCTGTTTGAGTCACCGCAGGTTGGAAACCAGACGGAGGCTGAGCAGAGCGCCGTCACCGCTCGACTCAtctctgtaaatgaaaacatgttgggTGAAATGAAGCGGTTCAGAGTCCTACAGACCTGCTGTTTGATTTCATTATCCTGGGGGAAGTTAATGATCACCGGCTCGGCCTCCTCGACACAAACACGTTTAATTTAAAtgatggagctgcaggaagAGTCGCCGTATCTGGAACGAATCTGGAGGCGACAATCAACCTCCATGTTCACAGAAAATGTTGAGCTCTGACTTCTGAGGAACATAAAACATGATCCTGAGGGAGTCAAGCCAAGACCCAGGATTTCCACAACCTTCACTCAGAACGCGCTCCAATAATATAAATTCTTTTCtataatatttcaaattcaaattttccaCCTTCTGCCTAAAATACAGATTTTCACTTAGTAAGACTCCAGATGTTACATCAGTTCAGATTCTAAAAATAACCTAAATGTTCCCCTGAGACCAGAATAGTTGAATTATAAATACACAGCTGATGCCATCGGATGCTGCTGCTCTGgttatttttcctgtttcttaCAAGGTCGCAGGCCTCAGTCCACCTTGaggaggggtcagaggtcagtcaTGAGGGGGTCCACGTTGAGAACATTTGATCACTGGGGTTAAATGGGAGGGAGGAAACGGGCAGATGCAGCATCGCTGTCCAACAGCTGCTGGAGGGCAAACTAAATTTAATTATAAGTAAATTATTAATAGTGTTGTGGTGCGCTGCTGCTCCGCCGTCGTCCCCTGAGGTTCCAATGACGTCGCTCCTC contains:
- the LOC115056521 gene encoding cytosolic 5'-nucleotidase 1B, yielding MLSTVRNDDVTQKDADRAVVVAVTSRAVFECGADDDEVYKVGRAFPLLQALRRVNERLLEQDSAETLLFDVVLVTTDRQQQQQRSRIISSTRRHGLEVGRFCFSSEEDFIEGLLKNSVGLFLTTEGDEASQASQKGVVSALLEQQTTSCSSEKLRVFFCGDSVIQPETGPTPASRAAAQSFSTQVGEMRRKFSMTDSPLSVVMVMSRGGRDSCCAALHTLRFRGVSVDEVYCLAGAPRGPILSELRPHFWLSDGFSSLEE